Below is a genomic region from Astyanax mexicanus isolate ESR-SI-001 chromosome 25, AstMex3_surface, whole genome shotgun sequence.
TCCTCCTCCATATCTCTAAACTCACTTTCAGTCTTTTCAATTCCACTGATATACCctatttaaattaaaatcctttaatttttccaaaaatcatcagtgcgcctcataatctggcgtgccttatatatgaattctaccagtcaggttgtaaacgCTATACAGTAGTCTCAGTTTAgttagcactgaggctggagcagtattagcattagccgctaaccgcgctaagcgctagctcttttgcactTCAGAGATGAGTAGTTTGAGTATTATAGGACTGTAGCCTAGTGGCTAGAACTaaaggttagctgctaatgataatgttgctgcacccagccttacccCGCGTTCTAGCTGTAAAATAAATTAGCCAAGCGTTTCCTcatatttataccatattttccctccaaaatgtatatttttcaagcggtaatataatacatttatttttaaccattttagtgatcttaatttagttaaaacacaaacacatatttaatgaatattttttttgttccgtTGAAGCAATCTTCTCGTCGGAGGCTGGACAATGATGCACGCGCatgttgagcttgacacgcccacaagcgacaaacgcagGGCAACACAAGCGACACGTTGCGTTTGCACGgttagaggaaatctggaaatcagTGCTTTACTttcccaaataaatgtttttctgtgtagattcacatccaGGGCTCGTTTAACTTAAagacagttttgttcacttagcttagcttagcttagctttacaggtcttgacCTGCTGAATTGGATGGAAAACATGGTAacatctgttccttactagtgttgcataatacacctaataatccagtgtgccttgtgtatggaaatagaccagaaaatagacgtttatggATTGTGTGCTTTATAACCCAAAGTATAACCCGCCTTTAAAACTGCCATTTGAGTTGATTTTGTAGTTctatgattacagactgtagttttgtatcggtttctctgcatactttattattattatcttcctttcaccctgttcttcaatactcagaacccacaggaCCAGGTGATGTGCACTGTTTATTCtggttaatactttttttttgtggcaggtgtgaaaacagttatCGCACTTGGGAGTAAATCAAACCAAATGTTTTGAGAGCCGCAAGAGGAGTGGTTCTGTTTGTGACGAGAACAAAATATGAGTCTCTGAACCGACTATCACATATACTcttcatgtttgagctaaacagctgtttttgtacctgtgtgaaaacaaaccaaacccagGGGAAAATGCTTCATGTAAATAGAAAAGAATAGGTCTGGTGGTGGAGTCCTgagcattaaaaaacagggtgaaaggaagataaagtaataataataaagaatgcagagaactacaaagtgtcctatataatCAGTGCTGTTGAATATTTCCTTCAGCAAAAATGCCGTAAAAATGTCGTAACATGATGTTATGTGGGTTGGTGGACTTTTTTTGCTTTCAGATTCAACATCACTGCAGTGAAGGAAATCAGAAACATTCAATACGTAGTTCTGTATTGTTCCCACCATACGCCAACACCCACAAGTGTTGGGTTTTGGTTGCAGGGAAATGTGCTAAAGTATAGGACATTGTACAGTacaggctttttttttactataacactgctttagagtAATTTGAAACTTACCTTTTTGGACACGGATGGGCGCACCTTCTTAAAGGCCTCCTCAAAATTCTGCCTGCTGACCCTGATATCTTTAACAGAGCCTGAGGAGAACGTGTGCTCTGTgtaacagaaacaaaaacaactgcATTAACAACAACTTCAAGTAATTTGTCCCTAATGCATGCATTTATGTCTCATTTAGATGTGTAAAttatgtcagtgtttctttgctatcgtaacaacgggtaaagtacaccttgtgcggatCGAATAACGCAAAACATATGTAataactctcttaattaatgaggggtgtggttaattttgggcgtaacgtgaaataaaccaatcagcatgtctctttctcattatttcctttaagagtcaggtgagctctgactttggcggattgctattttaacgatgcagctacctggacgtgtccaacgcttctcagatACACCAGCAATAGGCCAGAAATTTAcccgaacacacctcatttccagaccaccacgccatcagtgtagatatatttagaaacattgttgctatttaaaaaagttttaatgaATTGCCATCATCTATAGACCAGCAACTTAATGACCGCAAGCACAAAAGGCAAACTAAGGTCAACATGGCGATATGCAAACTTTAGATATActttaaattagaaataaaatgagagaAAAGCAAATAGTGTTTGAAATAATCTACAATATCTACCAGTGTAATAAGCAAATTTTAGTAGCTAAAGTTAAATAACCATAGACATCATAGTTTCATACATATAGACTAGATTTAACAGAACTACACTTTCTAAAAGACGAGGTGTGTGTGGTGATGAGGTGTGTTTATTACttacctgtgtgtgtgagaggtgtttTTGAGGAGAGGTGAGACTTTAAAGCGTTAACTGAGGCTTCTCGTACCAGTGCAGACAGGTCAGCCCCTCTAAACaaatagaaaaagtaaaaaactgaaaaaactgcaataaacctaaataaaataagataaaataaagaataggGGTGTGAAatattgtatcatacgcaataatatcgccaacatttttaaatgtggtGAATGgtatcataccctgaaatatggtgccatatcaccaagcgctagctcttttgccgttgaAAGTtgagaattatcggcctgtagcctgatgctaaccTCAGatagctggagcagcattagcattacccgctaattgtgctaagcgctagcatttaacaactaatgctaatgctccgaccttagtgctggagaaatttgtgaatctaaaCTGTAAATACAGGGAAGCGTTCTATTAAATACTctaatactcctaaataagcaaataacaggaattatcgatttatttattaacaacaaacattttttaccacaggtttattaaccctatacATTTGATTACAGCGCCACCATGTAGAGTAATAAAGCAGTGACTTTAGTATGTCTAAATTGGGGGCAAGTGTAAAGAGTTTAGAGCGTCTCTGCGCTATATTTGACGCCACGTATCGAAAATGCATTACAAACGAAAACAATACGATATTTCGCGATATTGATATTTCACCTTACTGTGTTGCACCTTTGTTTTAAGCGTGTACAACAGGTTTAATAATGAGCTGAAGGTAAACAGTGAACACTCACGTAAAGCAGTCACACCGCTCGTCGCTGGCGATCGCCTCCAAACTCACATCCGACTCCAGACGAGGCTTCATTCCTCCCTGCAGCAGTTCCACAAATTATTTGCATTTGTTTTGCATCATAATGTGCTTGTAACGTTATGTTACAGTTGTGTTCCAGTGTATTTCTGTGTACTGGCTTAACGGGTCACGTTCCAGGACTTGCCACTCACCTTCGTGATGGTGAGCAGGATGGCGTGCCTGTCTGCTGGCGGAGGCAAACCCACATACAGGGTTTTATCCAATCGGCCTGGTCTGAGGACAGCGGGGTCGATAATATCTGCAAtccattagaaaaccatttaaaatatacataatgtCCTGCCTTTTTAAGTCCTGTACTCAGAAATGAGGCTTAAGCAGTTAATAAGTAATGGAATCTCATGACTCAGTAATCCTGTGTATTAATACTGTGTAAACCTCAGGCCTGAATCATCACACACTGTCCTCAAACCATGAAGAGGTGAGAGGTGTTTAGTAATCTCTAAAAGACATctgtttatgtggtttctgagacATTATGACTCACTGTTATCTATAAAACTCATCTGGCTAAAAACAGAAATAGTTACCATGAAGCCTGTTCACTGTTATAAATAACTGTACGCTCTGTAAACAAATACAGCCTTGTTAAAAATTTACATAGTCTCCGTCATGCCAAGATTTTGTATCTCTCTTTTTGCCTTTTGTTCACTTTTTGTATTATAATTTCATAAAGAATAACCAAAAACAAATGTAGGGTTTTATGCTGACTTCCATTCAATGATCTAGAGTATGGAagagtatagagtaatatagggtagtataaggtaatatagtgAGTAGAGGATAGAACAGGAGTGTACAGGACTATTATAGgagagtatagggcagtatatgaGAGTATAGAATAGTACAGAactagtataggagagtatatgcTAATATAGCAGAGTATAGAATAGTACAGAactagtataggagagtatatgcTAATATAGCAGAGTATAGAATAGTACAGAactagtataggagagtatatgcTAATATAGCAGAGTATAAAATAGTACAGAactagtataggagagtatatgcTAATATAGCAGAGTATAAAATAGTACAGAactagtataggagagtatatgcTAATATAGCAGAGTATAGAATAGTACAGAactagtataggagagtatatgcTAATATAGCAGAGTATAGAATAGTTCAGGactagtataggagagtatatgcTAATATAGCAGAGTATAGAATAGTACAGAactagtataggagagtatatgcTAATATAGCAGAGTATAGAATAGTACAGAactagtataggagagtatatgcTAATATAGCAGAGTATAGAATAGTACAGAactagtataggagagtatatgcTAATATAGCAGAGTATAGAATAGTACAGAactagtataggagagtatatgcTAATATAGCAGAGTATAGAATAGTTCAGGACTAGTATAGCAGAGCATATGGTGGTATAGGAGAGCATAGGACAGTGTAGGAGAGTACAGGACTAGTATAGCAGAGCATTAGGTGGTATAGAAGAGCATAGGATAGTGCAGGAGAGAACAGGACTAGTATAGCAGAGTATATGGTGGTATAGGAGAGCATAGGATAGTACAGGAGAGTACAGGACTAGTATAGGATAGTACGGGCCTAGTACAGTAAAGTATATGGCGATATAGGAAAGTATAGAAGAGTACAGAactagtataggagagtatatggTGGTATAGGAAAGTACAGGAGAGTGCAGGACTAGTATATCTACTCTcctgtactatcctatactctcctatactagtTCTGTACTCTCATGACAATATAAAGTATTATAGGGTGTTATAGGGAATATAGGGGTAAAGgggtagtataggtagtataggaagtattgGATAGTATAGGAAAATCTAGACAGTATAGCATATATAAAGAGTATGAATTAGTATGGTAAGGTAAAAATAGGGTATTGGaattagtagtgtagtagtgtagttAGTATACTGTAGTATTGGTATAGCGTATTTAGAGTATATAGTTGTTTAGGAGGATTTGACCTGGTCGGTTGGTTGCAGCCATGATGAACACCTGGCGGCGGGTCTCCAGGCCATCCATCTCTGTAAGCAGCTGGTTTACCACACGGACACTGGCTCcagactgaccacacacacacacaattacatgtGTTAGTTAAGATAAATTGAGAATCAATTATAATGAGAGcataattagtcctgtttaactaGAATTATTGTAGTACCCTGTGTGAAATCATTTGTAATAATTAACACTGTACCTGGTTTACCAGAGGTCTAAAAATATCTATAAACATAATTTTCCCACAAACAGAATGAGGTCTCGCGTGTGTTTTCATGATAATATGCGATTTTGGAGAGTAGACAGACTTGTTGTGCATTTTCCCATTTCCCAAGTCAAACCAACTGTAGTATAGTGTGATAAAAAGAGAGACCTATGTAGTGTGAACTTGTCATTTTGTAAAAataggaatgtaaaaaaaataacccCTAAAATTACCTCATGACCAGAACGCCGAGGGCAAAGAGCATCAATCTCGTCGAAAAAGATGACACACGGCGCAGAGTTTCTTCCTCTTTGGAACACCTGTCGCACGGCCCTCTCGCTCTCACCAACGTACTGCAGCACAAGAGTTTATTGTTACTTAATATATAAGTCCATCTTGACAAAtaacatattatttatattcagTGACCTCCTTTTACATCCCTCCTGCACTGTTTAACAGGCAGGCTGGTTttcagctttaattttagccacacagagctttaattttagagcttttagttcagttctccagcagtattagcattagccgctaactgtgctaagcggtagctctttcgccattcagaggtgagtatatcgtagTATAGACTGTAGTATgcctgtttaccatgttaaaacaagctacgtgggacgaaccactagctgatatcgCCTGGCTTACaggaatactcagggttccttagtgttgTGCTGTTAGGCggtattagctgctaatgctaaggctgcacccagccttagcggAAATCTGGAAAATCTGgaaaggttactgtaaataaatgaaagcgcttcaatcacccaaataaacatttttcaggaaaaagaaaatctgtgtagagtaacatccagcactcgtttgacttatttaagaattacagttttgtttacttagcttagctgttccttactagtgtcgcataatgggccttatgtatgaaaatagaccagaaaatagatttttactgattgtgcaccttatagtgtggaaaataggGTAGTCAACAAAGTGTAGTTACAAAGGACTGCACAGTCATCTGCTACTGCACCTAATTCAATCACGAGGGATCTCTCACGGTGCAGTAACCAAATCGTCAATGACCTCCTTTCACTGGACAATGGAGGAGCTCCTGTTACCCCAGTCCCAtgtgacaccaaactctttcagctgatttacagaaaacctatggatggatttttatttattttttttactgtatataggggcagtcgagacccgagaggaaatacaaaagcacacacaaaaaaaagagttttgcataatacagggttcatacagttaCCTAGAACCTTCTTTGACTTTTGAATGACtcacaaattttcatgaccatacaattgttaaaacatcagtgcagacatggacaataaaaacaaaaaatcaacttaaactataataaaaatggaTTACAGCAGGCCTtaaataaatttgataaaaaaaaacacatttctctttttcaagcaatgttgacacaatcttcaataataaaatgtgtcaaatctTGAGAGATCCATTGTGTAAGCCTTAATTACTGATATTGAGCTGATATATTTGTTAGCTAAAAATAGCTTTTCTCTGttgatagataaaaaaaaacacaaagatttgtagattgCAAATTTCTATGACTTTCCCAAAACTTTCTGGgattttgtatttttctaaaacttcTCCAGGAGCTATAATTTCATCTGAaatagctttaattttagccgcacagagatttaattttagagcttttattttagCCGCATGGACCTTTTTTAGCTATGTGTAGCTTAAATTTTAGCCATGTGGAGCCTCCATTGTAGccctgcagagctttaatttaagcCACACAGagctttaaattttatttttccccaaacttatccaggcctggaaattgctattttgaaattaaaagtaaagaataaaaaattatGCTATTACATTGTTATTATATCAACAGCATAAAATTgcctttaaaattacaataataatgtttattgcaataatttctgggtcACTACAATATACCTTTGAGTAAAAAATAGCTACTGTGAAAGCCTAGTGTTGTAAGAAGTTGGGAATCTCACCATGTTCAGTAACTCCGGGCCCTTGACGGATATAAAGTTTAAACCAGACTCGTTGGCAACTGCCTGTAAAAGTAAGAAGAAAAAGTTAATTAATTTTttactaattattataattataattattgccAGGTTTTGCAGTTCCAATGTTGTTGTACTGCCAcgtcaaacaatcaaacaaattaataaattaatgaataaacagagaaataacaagaacaagaaaaattgTTCCTAAATAGTGTGTATTAAGAGTAAAATCTCACAATAAGAGAACATAAGAGATAACGTCAAAAATGAGAAGAAAACACTTCTTCATACTTTAGCCAGCAGGGTTTTTCCACAGCCTGGGGGTCCAGCGAGCAGAACTCCTGCAGGAGCGCTCAGACCCAGAGCCTTAAACTGCTCCGGACTGCGGACAGGGGcctgagcaaacacacacacacacacacacacacacacacacacacacacacaaaaacacacacacacacagaaagatacACAATCTGACCTCAGTCAACCTTTTCTGCTCTGCACAGTGCTTACATTCACACTGGTTCCCACAGCGTGACCGATACCAGCAGCTGGTCAGGAGGACGAGGTGGACGTGGTGCATTAAAACCAATACATTACAGTTAAAAGGGGAATAGAGATCTCACCACCTCTATTCTTACCagattcagtccctttcagaacaaGCCATTAAAGGGCCCCATGTTTtgctaaatggtaaaacacaatcaagctagtttatgcttaactgtgatGTAAGTACAttcaaataattatattaatattatattatataattaattaataataggtCTCTGCTTCTATCATCCTTATCttagcaggtacagatccctccctcagaagaagtctgctggctgccCAATGTTCTCAACCAAAATCTTGAACTGATCTACAGGGTGGTGCTCTTGTGGGGGTTGATGAGTAAGGGGTGAAGCCAggatggttctatgcaggttttcttaatgtggttctatgcaggttttcataataagggaggagcatccaaacggctcatagaaacATATGATTCCTGAAACCAAACTCTTTcatctgattcacagaaaacggatggatggaGTGCTTTTGGTGCTTGGAGTGTCCTAACTCAGagactttatgaggtagagtcacctggaatttaggctttcagttaaaagTTAAttattgaatttcttgtctcttaaagtgtttgagagcatcagttaaagtaaagtaatgaagaggtagagttacaggtatacagtgaatagtgaatatttgagaaatgttctaatccagattatgaaaatcaagaactactcaactaaataaataaaaaaaaattaaaagtatcctcaagtgtattCGCATTGAccttcaaaaatgttatgataaaactggcactaatcaggactgccccagaccgcaattttagtttgtttaacacttttcaggACACTaaatgattccttgtgtgttccttcatgcACAATTTTACCTTCACTTTAAATATATTGCAACATGCCTACATCTTGTTTTTTATAATGCTTTTAgaacttatttttaaaaatactactGTTTCTGTCTCTAAGTTTTAATCCTACCAAGATGGCCATGGTGAGCTCCTCCCGAATGTCCTGCAGGGCTCCTATGTCGTCCCACGTGACATCCGGCACGGTGGCGAAGCCCTCGCGCTTGGCTGAAGGCTGGACGCTGGCCAGAGAGGCCTTAAAGTCGTCCATCAGGATGCAGAGTCCTGCAAGCTGCTCCTCACTCAGAGACTCACTCCTCTTCAGCAGAGACAGAAGCTGCACTAGCTCCCCCTGCTGATGGTGAGAGAGAAATGAAACTGCATCAGCTGCCAGCAAATACATGTGACATATATATACCCTAGTGAacctcaaaaaattagaatatcataaaaaaaaatactcataaattcagttaaaaatgagactcattatttaagcaataatacactaggTTTtttgctataacgtgtaatattggcactgcttttTTGTGGTCGTAGGTACGAGGCTGCAGGACGAGTATAGAGTAaaaatcagcacagcagtgccaatattacacgttatagcacgaaccttgagtgtattactgtgattatgattatggcttacagtcaatgaaaacccaaaaatcagactctcagaaaattaaaacattatataagacctaattggtacttttggctgtcCTGCTGGAATATGAAATCCACAACTCTATAAAAAAGttagcagaaggaagcatgaagtgcagtaagattttgtgggaaactAGACCTCATGCGgtttggactgtgcgtctctccactcttcctccagactctgctcccttgatttacaaatgaaatgtaaaatttactgatgatcagtgatggtttggagagacatgtcatctgctgctcttgatccactgtgttttatcatcaagtctaaagtcagtgcagttttgttttcccacaaaatcttacatcaATTTTTGCTTCCCTccgctgaaaacaacttttatggagatgtggatttcattttccagcaggatttattTATtccaattttctaaaacactgatttagggtttttttattggctggtagccataattatcaacaatgaaagaaataaatgcttaaaatagatcactctgtgtttcatacatctatataatacatgagtttcacatcctgaattgaattactgaaataaagtaacttttcagtaatatttttaattttaattaatatatattaatgggACTGACTaaaaacagactctaaaacaaCAAATCACAGAATCTGATTTTCTTTAAAATCACAGATGTTATCTAAACTTACTTGTGTCATTAGGGGCTCAGAAGCTGCTATACTCTCTCCATCTTCCACCACACTGGTAGAAACACTCATCTCCTGGCACTGTTCTGGGCTGGCATCTTGCTGGGAGTGGTCTGTGGTGCTCTGGTCAGTGGGAGGGTCAGTACCGGTCGGCTGGTTCTGTGTTTCTGGATCCTGTGGTTCAGGTAAATGTGTAGAGACCTCCATGTCATTAGCAGCAGGTGGGTCAGGGGTCTCCAGTCGCTGCAGCAGAACCCGGTTTACTGCGCTCATGGCCGCCTCCCGGCACAGTGCCATCAGATCCGCGCCCACGTATCCCGGCGTGAGCCGTGCCAGCTGCCGGAAATCAAAGTCCACGGGCAGCCTGAGCTTCCGACAGAGAGTCTGAAGAATCCTATGAACAGGAGAAAACAATATCATTACTATCTCTACTgttgtaactacacagttatccCTTTTCCACTGGTGGAACTGTTTATTTTCGGGTTCACACCTATTTTTCGCTCTATAAGGTGCTTTATCAACAGTCATCAGTGCGCcttctgtatgaattttaccagtcaggtattaaggggcagtaaagccactccgctaaagtacagagttatacaggagtttcagtttagttctccagaacagagactggagcagtattagggTTAGCTGCTACCCGCACTTTCGTctttcagaggcaagtatatcggactgtacgCTGCttctaaccacagctagcactgctggagtccattagcattacccgctaagcgcacTAGGCCCAGTTTAGctgttttgccattcagaggcaaaacatatgctgttgctggccatgtGTACGCtgaggtacagatccctccctcggaCGAAGTCCGCtggttaatcctgctgtgtactgtccgaggttctcaaccaaaattatctagtgggtggggctctggtgtggGTTGACGGGTGAGTGGTgaagccagggtggttctatgcagatttCCTTATTGTGGCGTCATAATAAGCGAGGAGCCAAAtggcaaatgattcctgacaccagaCTCTTTCAGCTGATATGTCTCCTTCATAGATGGCAAAAATTAGCTTTTATGTATTCTATAAGAATATAAGTTATTGGCTATATCGCGTAAACacaatttttattaataattttgaaaaatattatGAACCACAGCAaagttttaaagtgttaaaatatcAGTtagtccaaaaaaaataaatcctttgAATAAAAAGGGATTTTATGATGAGCACCAACCTGAGCCGTGTCCCTTCATCAGGAATTCCCAGACAGATTTCTCTGTCAAATCTTCCCGCCCTTCTCAGAGCCGGATCTAGAGAGTCTGGTCTGTTAGTGGCGCCAATAACCAAGACCTGAGC
It encodes:
- the nvl gene encoding nuclear valosin-containing protein-like, whose protein sequence is MKNRGGGGGGGGGFVDQRLKQRVEQYLKSKNSQYVDIAEMAADLQRQYRMEYGRRNRIAFRIQVEKVHGVLCSESGLSSLEDRHLAKRARRSQEDEGDDSSVLEDSSDSEEDISEPENANHMNSSLISLYRKGDPENGTPSEEKSTDSPAPASAQKPASGDSAAAAAASSTPHRSATVVGRGGWFIDKTGKKDKENIMIDLCEEEPASPAKQPDLYLLEPEKKTKKSTKKGKRKTRREGGGEGKDVDADIEASIMSKKARTKAPELQHSTVKFEDVGGNEETLTELCKLLIHMRHPEVYQQLGVVPPRGFLLHGPPGCGKTLLAQAVAGEMELPMLKVSAPELVSGVSGESEQKLRELFDQAVSNAPCILFIDEIDAITPKREVASKDMERRIVAQLLTCMDDLNSLSVPAQVLVIGATNRPDSLDPALRRAGRFDREICLGIPDEGTRLRILQTLCRKLRLPVDFDFRQLARLTPGYVGADLMALCREAAMSAVNRVLLQRLETPDPPAANDMEVSTHLPEPQDPETQNQPTGTDPPTDQSTTDHSQQDASPEQCQEMSVSTSVVEDGESIAASEPLMTQQGELVQLLSLLKRSESLSEEQLAGLCILMDDFKASLASVQPSAKREGFATVPDVTWDDIGALQDIREELTMAILAPVRSPEQFKALGLSAPAGVLLAGPPGCGKTLLAKAVANESGLNFISVKGPELLNMYVGESERAVRQVFQRGRNSAPCVIFFDEIDALCPRRSGHESGASVRVVNQLLTEMDGLETRRQVFIMAATNRPDIIDPAVLRPGRLDKTLYVGLPPPADRHAILLTITKGGMKPRLESDVSLEAIASDERCDCFTGADLSALVREASVNALKSHLSSKTPLTHTEHTFSSGSVKDIRVSRQNFEEAFKKVRPSVSKKDQLMYEKLRESLTR